Below is a genomic region from Microbulbifer sp. ALW1.
AGGGGCTATCTTCTGCTCGAAAATCAAAGCTCACCAGCTGTCCGGAGAAACCGCGTACCGAAGCCATTACTACTGGTACCTTTTGGGTACGACAGACGCGATTGATCGTGTGACGGATATTGAGATTGTCGGTGCAGTCCAGTACCAGGTCGAATGACTGCTTGGATAGCAAATCCGTGAGCCAACCTTCGTCGGCCATCCGGCAGTGGGCGAGAATGCGGATCTCCGGATTGGCAGCGGTCAGCTGCTGTGCCGCCACCTGAGCTTTGTCCTTATCCCGGTGATTGGTCCTGTAGAGCACCTGACGCTGCAGGTTAGAGATTTCCACCGTGTCACCGTCTACCAGATGCAGCTCGCCAATGCCGGCAGCGGCCAGATACAGTGCCGCCGGGCTACCCAAACCACCAAGGCCGACAATCAGTACCCGCGCAGCACCCAGCTTCTCCTGCCCCGCCTCTCCAATCTGCGGCAACATGATCTGGCGGCTGTAACGCTGTAGCTGTTTACGACTCAACACGGCTCGGCTTCTCTCGGTACGTTTTCGGCTATTCAATCACTGCTCGCAATTGTGCCACAGCCTCGCGATAGTCGGGGGCCCGGGTAATGGCAGTAACTACCGCAATACTGCCCACCCCGCTGGCGGCCACCGCCGGCGCCCGCTCAAGATTGATGCCACCAATGGCGACCAGCGGATAATCCGGCAACAGTGCCGCCATTCGGGCAAGCTTCTGCGGCCCCTGTAACTGGCCGCTCATATCCTTGGTATTGGTGGCGTAGATGGCGCCGATGGCCAGGTAGCTGGGACGATATTGGTGGGCGTACAGCAGTTCAAAAAAGCCATGTGTACTGATACCGAGCTCGAGTCCCGCCTGCTGGATCGCCTTCAGGTCGGCGGTTTGCAAGTCTTCCTGCCCGAGGTGTACCCCGTAGGCACCGCACTCGATGGCGAGCTGCCAGTGGTCGTTGATAAATAGGCGCAGGTCGTAACGGCGGCCGATAGCAACGGCCTGCTCAATCTGCGCTTTCAGGTCGTTGCCCGGGTGCTTGATGCGCAGTTGCAGGGTACGCACCCCCTCCTCCGCCAGCTTCTCGATCCACTCCACGGTTTCCACCACCGGGTAGACCCCGAGCTTGTTGGAGTCTGGCTGCGCGAATTCGGCGGCAAAATTCGCTGCCGCCGTTTCACTATACGTTCCGAAGGACTTTGCACGCTCGCTGCCGGCAACCAGCACCTCCGGAAAGTCCTGCAACTCTGTGGGCCAGCCACAGTGCCCCACAGGGCCCGCACCCGCACCAATGTGTTCGCTGTTGCCCAACCGCAGTCCGCGGCGCACATAGGCATTGGCCACCACACAGGCGTCTTTCAGTGGGTAGCCCAGCGCCAATAACGCCGCGATTGCGGAAGACAGGGTGCAGCCGGTGCCGTGGGCATTGCGGGTGTCGATCTTTTTGCCGATCAGCCAGTCGTTGCTGGTGCCCTCACCGGATCCGGAGCACAACAGGTCTGCCGTAGTACCCGGTTCAAGTTCAAAGTGGCCACCGGTCACCAGCAGAGCCACGTGTCGATTGCCTCGCACCTTGTGTGCGGCCTTGAGAATGGCTTCTGCGCTGTCAGCACCAGTTCCGGCCAGCCATTCCAACTCAATACTGTTGGGTGTGATCAGGTCGCACAGGGGCAGCAGCTCGCTCAGTACGGCAGCGCCAGTGCTGTCTTCGGTCAACTGTGCGCCGCTGGTGGCGACGGCGACCGGGTCGTAGATCACCGGGATTGTCTCACCACGGGGTTTCAACGCGCGCAGGAACTCGGCCACCAGACGAACCTGTCCGGCATTTGCCAGCAGGCCGATCTTGATGGCGGCGGGTTTGAGATCGGCGAGCAGCGCGTCCAGCTGCGATTGCAGCACCTCATCGGATACCGCATTGATCGCTGGCACACCAAGGGTGTTCTGGGCGGTATTCGCAGTGATGGCACTGCACCCGTGGACGCCGAGATCGTGCATGGTGAGCAGGTCCGCCTGAATACCCGCACCGCCACCGGAATCACTGCCGGCGATGGTCCAGACAATTGGGCGCTGGTGTTCTGTATCGTTCATACCTTCTCGCCCTCGCCTTTTTCCCCCTCGCCTTTTTCCCCCTCGACTTTCTCCCCCTCGCCATTTTTCTCGATATGTTCGGCGCTGAGAGTCTGCTGCCAGAACGGCATATCCAGTGTCGGAGTACTGGGGCTGGCGGTCTGGCGCTTGAGCATCAGCCCCGCATTGCGTGCGGCGCGGCCAGACTGTACAGCAAGCTTGAAGGACTCCGCCATCAGTACCGGGTTCTGGGCTTTGGCGATGGCGGTGTTGAGCAGTACCGCATCGAAGCCCATTTCCATGGCTTCACACGCCTGGGACGGCGCGCCGATACCCGCATCGATAATCAGCGGCGTATCCGGCAGCCGCTCACGTAGCGTCTGCAAATTGTATTTGTTCATCAGGCCGCGACCAGTGCCGATGGGAGAACCCCAGGGCATCAGTACTTGGCAACCTACATCCAGTAATTTGCGGCATACCACCAGATCGTCGGTGCAATAGGGTAATACCTTGAAGCCCCGATTGATCAGCTCCCGCGCGGCCTCGATCAGCCCGAAAGGATCCGGTTGCAAGTTGTAGTCATCGCCGATCACTTCCAGCTTGAGCCAGTCAGTACCGAAAATTTCTCGGCTCATTTCTGCCAGGGCGATGACTTCTTTCGGGGTTTTGCAGCCGGCGGTGTTGGGCAACAACTGGCAACCGGAATCCTGAATATAGTCCCAGATCATTTTTCCCTGCTGCTGCGCTGGGCTCTGGCGGCGCAGGGAGAGGGTAATGATTTCCGATCCGGAGGCGGCGACGGATTCGCGCATGATCGCCGGTGACGGATAGAGTGCGGTGCCTACCAGTAAACGGCTATCGAATACCTTGCTGTAGAGTTTCAGTTTATCGGCCATGTGCTCTCTCCTTTCAGCCTCCGACTACCGGGGCGACGATATCCAGGCTATCACCCGCATTCAGCAATGTTTGCTCGTAGGTGGCACGGGGCACGAAGTTGCCGTTTAAGGCAACAGCGAATGTCTCGCCGCTGTAGCCCAGTTGTAGCAACAATTCCGACAATGATGTTTCACTTTCAAAATTGCGTTGTTCACCGTTGACCAGTAATTGCATCAGGTCACCTGTTCTGTCGTTTGGATGAATTTGAAAATTTCGCTTTCGGCCTGGGCTACCAGCGCGGGGGCTAGCAGGTAGCCGTGGCGGAAAAGGCCATTGATTCGGATAAGACCCGGCTCACTTTCCACTACCGGTAAGTTATCCATGGTGGCGGGACGGCAATTGACGCGGGTTTCAATGACACGGGCTTCGGCGAATGCGGGGTGAATCGAATAGAGTGCGCTGGAGAGTTCCATGGTGGAGCGCAGGGATATGGGGCTCCTGTCTTCGCTTTCGATTTCGGTGGCGCCGATGACTGTCTGATTGTTGGCTCTGGGTACGGCGTAGAGTTGGTATCTGGGATGCAGCAGGCGCACGGGGCGGTTTAATTGCACTTCCGGGGTTTCTACGACCATGACTTCGCCGCGGACGCCGCGCAGGCCATTGATCTGATTTTTTGCACCGAGGCCGCGGGTGTCGATGACCAAGTCGAAGTATTCGTTGCCGTTTTCGGTCTGGATTGTTTCGGGGGCGCAATCTACCGGGGTGTTTTCGCGGATTTCGATTTCGCTTTGCTTGAGCGCTTTGAGCAGCGCCGGCAGTAGTTTGCGGTTGTCGATGTCGGCTTCGGAGGCGAGGTACAGGCCCTGGTCGAAGCGGTCGAGTTCAGGCTCTAGGTCTCGCAGGGCGTTGTTGTCTAGCCATTGCAGTTGGTCGCGGTTATCCGAGCCCAGTTTGGCGTTGAGCTCCTGTTGGAATTGCAGGAGTTCGCTGCGGTCTTGTGGGTGGGCGATGAGGATGCTGCCTTTTTCGCGATAATCGACTTTAGTGCCAGTCGCCTGTTCCAGCTGTTTTGCCCAATCTGGCCAGTATTGCAGGCTTTGCATGCCGAGTTGATAGATGGGGAGTGGGCAGTGGAACAGTTCGGAGAGTGGCGAGATCATGCCGGCGGCGGTGTGGCAGGCGCCCGCTGGGCTTTCCAAACTACCGGAGTCGAACAAGGTTATCTGGTGGCCTTTTTCAGACAAACGCCAGGACAGAAGGCGCCCCATCAGTCCAGCGCCTGCCACTGCGATATTTAAGTTTTTCTCTGCCACTTTGGGGTCCGTGGTACTCAGTCGGATAGCTTAGGGGCGGCAGCGCTACGGGTAAGCCTTTGCCAGACACGGGCTAGGCGCCCCCCCTTAACCCATCCATGGGGGCTCTTCTGCGAGGTCCCTCTCGCAGAAGGTCTGGCAAAGGCTTACCCGCATCGCTGCCTTCGCTTTTAGCTCTGTGCTTTCTATCGCCCGAAATCAACCCTTGTGGTAGATCTCGGAGCCCATATCCATAAATTTTATGGACATTTCTTCCATGCCCTTGCTGGCTTCTGCTTCCTGCTTTGCCGCGTAGTCACGGACGTCTTGGGTAATTTTCATTGAACAGAATTTCGGGCCACACATGGAGCAGAAGTGGGCGACCTTGCCGGATTCTTTTGGCAGGGTTTCATCGTGGTACATGCGCGCGCGTTCGGGGTCGAGGCCGAGGTTGAATTGGTCTTCCCAGCGGAATTCGAAGCGGGCTTTGGAGAGGGCGTCGTCGCGTTTGTAGGCGCGGGGGTGGCCTTTGGCGAGGTCGGCGGCGTGGGCGGCGATTTTGTAGGCCATTAGGCCTTCTTTTACGTCTTCTTTGTTGGGCAGGCCGAGGTGCTCTTTGGGGGTTACGTAGCAGAGCATGGCGCAGCCCATGCTGCCGATCATGGCGGCGCCGATGCCGGAGGTAATGTGGTCGTAGCCTGGAGCTATGTCGGTGGTCAGGGGGCCGAGGGTATAGAAGGGGGCGCCGTGGCAGTGCTCCAGCTGTTCGTCCATGTTTTGTTTGATCTTGTGCATGGGCACGTGGCCGGGGCCTTCGATCATGGTTTGGACGTCGTGTTTCCAGGCAATTTCGGTGAGTTCGCCGAGGGTGTGCAGTTCGCCGAACTGGGCTTCGTCGTTGGCGTCGGCGATACAGCCAGGGCGCAGGCCGTCGCCCAATGAGAAGCTGACGTCGTAGGCTTTCAGGATTTCACAAATATCCTCGAAGTGGGTGTAGAGGAAGTTTTCTTTGTGGTGGGCGAGGCACCATTTGGCCATGATGGAGCCACCGCGCGAGACGATGCCGGTGACGCGTTTGGCGGTGAGAGGTACGTAGCGCAGCAATACGCCGGCGTGGATGGTGAAGTAGTCGACGCCCTGCTCTGCCTGTTCAATCAAGGTATCGCGGAATACGTCCCAGTTGAGGTCTTCGGCAATGCCGTCGACTTTTTCCAGGGCCTGGTAGATCGGTACGGTGCCGATGGGGACCGGTGAGTTACGCAGGATCCATTCGCGGGTTTCGTGGATGTTCTGGCCGGTGGAAAGATCCATTACGGTGTCGCCGCCCCATTTGATGGACCAGACGAGTTTTTCCACTTCTTCTTCGATAGAGGAGGTGATCGCGGAGTTGCCGATGTTGGAGTTCACTTTACACAGGAAGTTGCGGCCGATGATCATCGGTTCCAGTTCTGTGTGATTGATGTTCGCGGGGATAATGGCACGGCCTTCGGCGACTTCGCGGCGGACGAATTCCGGGGTGATTTGTGGCGGAATGTAGATGCCTTCGCGAGCTTTCTGATAGTCCGTTGTCGTCAGCTCCTCAGCGATTTTCGCGCGACCCATGTTTTCGCGGATGGCGATAAATTCCATCTCCGGGGTGATGATGCCCTGGCGCGCGTAGTGCATCTGGGTGACGTTCTTGCCGGGCTTGGCTTTGCGCGGTGCGGGCAGGTTATCGAAGCGGATATGGTCGAGGCCCTGGTCGGCCATGCGTTTCTGGCTGTAGGCGGCCTGGCGGGTGTCGAGTATTTCGGTGTCGTCGCGGGCTTCGATCCATTGCTGGCGCAGTTTCGGCAGGCCTTCACGGACGTTGGGTTTGTAATCTGGGTCGGAGTATGGGCCGGCGGTGTCGTAGACCTGCAACGGTTCATTGGGCTCAAATACGGGGTTTTGTTCGTCGCCGCCGACGAGGCTTTGGCCCAGGCAGATTTCGCGAACGCCGACCTTGACGCCTTTGTGCTCCCCTTGCAGATAGACTTTGCGGGAGTTGGGGAATTGTTGGGCGGTGAGGTTATCGAGGAATTTTTTGGCACTTTCCTGCTGTTCGGCGCGGCTCTTCTTATTTGTTTTATTAGTGTTGGTTTTTGGTTCGGCGACTTGAGACATGCTGACCCCTTGCGTCATTTCTGACGTTCCATGGATGGTATCCGTGAGTGGATGCCGGGGGGCAGATGGGAGAGCGGGTTTCGGACGCGCAGATTTAAAATCAAATTTAAATCTGGATTCAAACATGCGTACGAAAAGTAGCGAATTCAGATCTTGTTCCCTACGCGGGGGTTACCCCGATCAGGTTCAACGGATCTCGCAACAGCGATCTCAGCCCAAAGGCACTCCGACAAGTTGGGGCCGAGTATAGTGGTAATTTGACCGGAAGGACAAGTCTTTGGGAATTTGAGGTGTGGTTCTGCGCCCCGTATTGGGTTTTTCGCGGCTTGAAGGTCCGTTGTACTTCGTAGCACTTCTAGTGGCGCCCGGTCACTGGGTAGTAGCTTTCAGGACCGCTGTGAATACGTCCCTGTACGCTGCGTCGGCGACGTCCATGTCGCCGACGCTCCTGAAAGCTACTACCCAGCGCCCGGCCTTCGATTCACACTTCTGACTTCGATTTCACCATCTGGCTTCGTAGTGGTTAGATCACCAGCGTCTTTTGATAGCTCATTTCTCGGATGGCGTAGCTCACGCCTTCTCTGCCTACGCCGCTTTCTTTTACACCGCCGAAGGGGAAATGTTCAGCGCGGAAGCCCGGGCCGTCGTTGACGGCGAGAAGGCCTACGTCCAGTTGGTTGTATAGACGTTTTGCCAAGGCGAGGTTTTGGGTGAATACGCCGGCTTGCAGGCCGAAGGGTGAACTATTGATCAAGGAAACCAGTTCTGCTTCGTCATCGAACTTGCGCAGCGGAACAACCGGACCAAAGGTTTCTTCCGCAACCAGTTCGGCGTCGTCGGCGACGTTGTCGAGGATGGTTGGCCAGAGGATATTGCCTTCGCGCTTGTGACCAAACAAAACATTTGCACCGCGCTGTACGGCAGATTCGATGCGTCCTGCCACTTCATCGGCAGCGGCGGTGTGGATCAGGGGGCCGACGAAGGTGTCGTCAAGAGCGGGGTCGCCGACGTTTAGGTTGGCGGTGGCGGTGACGAGTTTTTCGGCGAAAGCATCGAACACTTCGCTGTGGACAAACAAACGTTTGGCGGCGGTGCAGCGTTGACCGGCAGTGGCAAAGCGTTGGTTGATGGTGGCGTTTACCGCCGCATCGAGGTCGGCGTCGGGCATGACGATGAGCGGGTCGTTGCCGCCGAGTTCGAACAGCATTTTTTTGTAGCCGGCGTTCTTCGCGATGGCGTTGGCGGCGGCGGTGCCACCGGTGAAGTTGATCGCCTGGATTTCCCGGTGGGACACCGCGTAGCTGGTGGCTTCGATATCCGGGATCAGCATTTGCAGTACGGATTTGTCCATGCCGGCGGCGTAGCAGAGTTCTACCAGCAGCTCCGCGGAACGTTTGTTCTGCGGGCCGGGTTTGAACAGGATGGTGTTGCCTGCGGCAAAGGCGGGGCCGATTTTGTGTACTGCGATGTTGATCGGGAAGTTGAACGGCGTGATGCACAGCACGGTGCCCAGCGGCTTCCACAGTACCACGCCGATTTTTTCGCGCATGGGCGGGAAGGCGTCGGAGTCGAGGGCTTCGCCGTTGATATTACGGGCTTCCATGGCGCTGGACAGGGCGGTGTTGTAGGCGCGGTCGATTTCGATTCGGCTGTCACTGATGGTTTTGCCGGTTTCTTCACAAATCAAACGGGCCAGGTCTTCCTTGCGTTCCAGCATTAGCTGGGCAAGTTTCATCAGGATATTCGAGCGCTCAAATGCGGGGGTGGCCAGCTGGGTTTGGCGGCCGGCCACCAGGGTTTGGATCGCCTGCTCTACTTGTTCTTTGGTGTGGAAGTCGTAGGCTTCGATCTGCTCGCCGTTGTAGGGGTTAATAATCTGATAATCGGCCATCGTATATACCTAAATTCTTATGCTACAAACAACTGGTAAACAATACGCGCCCCGGCAATCACGAGTGCCGCGCGCATTAAGTTGAAAAAAACTTCGCTGTTGATCCGGTTCAATAGTGCAATACCGATGCGGGTACCAATTACCGCAGCTATGGTGAGTAGCAGGATCAGCCCCAGATGATCGGAAAAGGCAAATCCCAGATAAATAAACGCAGGCACCTTGAGTGCGTGGCACCAGGCCTGCATCACGGATTTGTTCGCCACAATCTCTTTGGGCGTCATATCCTTGCGCACAAAGAAAGCGGCCAGCAGCGGATCTACCGCACCGGCGACAATACCCAATGTACCGGTAGCGATGCCCACCCAGAAAAAATTGCGCGGCTTCAGTCGGATTTCCGGCAGTTTTTTCGGTTTGAAAACGGTGTAGAAAATCAGCACTGCCAGCAACACCAACGGCAGCTGTTTCCAGTCGAGATTGGCTAGCCCCAGGGTCATAGCAGCGGAGCCCAGGGTGCAACCAATAAAGAACGGTATGCATTGCTCCCAGCGGATATGTTCGCGCACGTAGGCAACGCGCGCGAGATTATTCAGCAGCTGCACGGCGCCGTGAATCGGCACCAGGGCACGCAACGGAATAACCACGTTCAATGCGGCAAACATCAAAATGCCGCCCGCGCCGCCGGTCACCGCGGAGATAAACGCGCTGACCACGCAGACAGCAAGTAACAGCCCAAGGGCAAGGCCGGGGCTCTGGTCTGGCATCAGGCTTAACAGCGAACCCAGCTCCGCCAAGGACTACCCCCACGCTTTGAACAGTGACTGATATTAATGCGAACGTATTCGTTCGAACGGTTTTTGAGCGATGGCCAGTCTACCCATATGACAGGCTTAAACCCAGTAGTCACGGGCCTGCAGCTGGTCATTTAGGGACATAATCAGCGAATTAGGGCGTTGTTCTGGCTACCCTAAACTGGAGCCATGAAGCCCGATACCAGTACCGCCATGCGCGAGATCATCTCGGAAGTCCGCACCACCCTGCCCTTCACCATGCCGGCAGCCGAGCTATGTGCGGGCCCTTGCCAGGGCTGCGCGAAGAAGTTGTTGGAGTATCTGGATCAGGAGATCGAGGAATGGGAAAGCCGCCTGGATGCGGATGAGAAACCGACTCTTGGTGAAGTCTCCAGGTTCGCCAAGACGTGCACCCGTATTCACAAGGCAATTGCGGCGAATGGGTTAATTACTTCGGATCATACCCAGTAAAACGCACTGAATCCCTTCTGTGGCGGCCAAGCACCGGGAGTGGCTTTTCAGGACCGCTGTGAACCCATCCCTGGGCGCTGCGGCGCAAACATCCTGTTTGCGACGCTCCTGAAAAGCCACTCCCGGTACTCGCCCTTCCAACTTACCCCTTGCACTCCGACGAAATAACCTTCATACGAAGCCCAATAGGTTCGACTGAAGGTAGTGTGCCGGGGATCCGTTTTCGAAAGCGTCGGCGACAGGGACGTCGCCGACGCAGCGTACAGGGATGTATTCACAGCGGTTTCGAAAACGGATACCCGGTGCACTTCCGCCACAGGAGAGTTTAAAAAGCTCGATGATTCGGAGCTAAGAACTCTGACAGATCAAAGCGAGTTCAAAAAAGCTTTTACGGCATTGCGGTCACCAGCACTCATCGATTCATAATTCAATCGACTCTGAGTGGCTTCACCGCCATGCCAGAGAATCGCCTCATCCAGCGTGCGTGCCCGTCCATCGTGGAGGTAACGCACATTCTCCTCGCCATTTTGAACATACTTGAGACTGCCCAATCCCCACAGCGGCGCCGTCCGCCACAAGTTACCGGCAGCCTCCCCTTGCACAAGAGAGTCGGCAAGATCCGGCCCCATATCATGCAACAGCAGATCGGTATACGGCTTGATCTGTTGATTGCGCAGTTCCGCCAGCGGGTGCCGGTCCGAAGTCGTGAACGAAGCCTTGTGACAACCGGTGCAGCCCGCGTCACCAAACTTCTGTTCACCCAAAGTAATTTCCTGTGGATTCAGTTCGTGCTCCGGCGACACGCGGATACCCGCAGGATAGCCACTGCGCAGACTGCGCTGGGCAGGAACGCCCAGCAACGCCAGATACTGATGCAGACGCGTCAGTTCGGTTTCCGAGACATGCGTCGAGACACCCGCTACATGGCAGTTGTCATCACTCTTCTGGCAGTCCCGCAGTGGATATACCGGTGAAGTGATCCCCATATCCTGCACCAGTGCTTCCGCAACCTGATGCCGCAACCCCGCCTTTGCCGCCTTCCAACCCAAGCGCCCGAGGCGGGTTTGCCCGGTTTCCGGATCCGTCACAAAATTCGCGCGGCCGCGGATACCATCGCCATTGCTGTCCTCTGGATCTGCATTGGCCAGTATGTCAGCCTCATCAATTGCCTCCAGTAACCCAAGGCCAATTACCTGCGGCGCCTGGCGCACGGAAAAGGTATCCGGCACTGCACCCGCAAACTGATACAGTGGTTTTTGTAGTTCCACCTGGGTGCCATCGTTCAGCGTCCGGTACTGGGTCTGCATCGATTGAATGCGCACCGAGTAATCCGTCGCGCCGCTATCCTGCACCTGCTGCTGGATATTGAAACCGTACACCGGATGGGGGTTGCTATTACTGTCACCGGTCAGCACCGAAAGGGTATCCAGTGTCTCGCCTACGGCCACCGTCGCACTGCGACCATTCTGGATATGACAGCCGATACAGCGCTCCGCATTAAAACGTGGACCTAACTGATTACTGTGTGCGGAAAATACCGGGTTTTCGTTGGGAAATTCCGAGTGAACACCATCGTCGAATGATGTGTGGAACAGCCTGCGGCCCTCGACAAAGCGCTGGGTGTTTTGAATCCCGATATTATTCGCCATCTGCTGGAACATCCGCATCGGCTCCTCGGAATAGTTATAGGAAATACTGGTATCGCCACCCAGCAGGGTTTCCTGTGGCAGCGGTTCCGAGTCGAGGTTTGGGTGAATGCCGTACCAGGGACGCACCCCGACACCAACCACATACAATTGCTCAAACGAGTAATAACGCTCACCACCGCCATCAATCACCGGTGTCTGCAATCGCGGCGCTGGCGCCAGCTCAATTTTGTCGCCAACCTGCAACGGGCTGTGCGGATCGGTTCGCCAGTTGGAATCCACTTCCATAAAGCAATCCGGCACCCCCGCATGGCACAGCGGCTGGCCACCTTCATTGGGGTTGTTGAAACCGTAGTTCAGTGACCAGCCGAACTCCGTCACCGTCGGGTCCAGCACATTGCGGAACAGGCTGAAGGTGGTACCGTAGAACGAGCCGGCATTCACGTGCATGTAGAATTGCACCTTGTTGCCACCCGCAGCCACGTTGTCGCGGATCTCCAGGCCAAAGGTGCGGTTCTGAAAATAGAACGGCGGGAATGTCAGGTATCGACCAGGCTGTACATCTTCCCAATCCCAGGGCTCTCCGCGCTCACGTGCGTGACGCTCGGTCGGTCGCGCGCCCATCAGGGTTACCAGGGTGCCATCGGGCTCGGTGTACTGAATCTGCTCCAGTACCTCAATCCCTTCCGGAAACAACGGCACATAGGCCACAGGCCCGGTGGGCTCACCGCCCTCGCCCTCAACCCGGACCTCAAACAGCGAATACCCCCAGGCGTTACCCTCACTC
It encodes:
- a CDS encoding di-heme oxidoredictase family protein, whose protein sequence is MMRKINNTRRLQGVLAGRLVAVAALLSTSTWPALAAENLALNKPVLASTQLRPAADAVDGSGYSRWESEHGVTPSWLSIDLGASTELGKIELDWEAANPKRFEVQGSNDGNQWTTLASKNDGVFGNRTDVLDLSGSYRHLRVMALEPSEGNAWGYSLFEVRVEGEGGEPTGPVAYVPLFPEGIEVLEQIQYTEPDGTLVTLMGARPTERHARERGEPWDWEDVQPGRYLTFPPFYFQNRTFGLEIRDNVAAGGNKVQFYMHVNAGSFYGTTFSLFRNVLDPTVTEFGWSLNYGFNNPNEGGQPLCHAGVPDCFMEVDSNWRTDPHSPLQVGDKIELAPAPRLQTPVIDGGGERYYSFEQLYVVGVGVRPWYGIHPNLDSEPLPQETLLGGDTSISYNYSEEPMRMFQQMANNIGIQNTQRFVEGRRLFHTSFDDGVHSEFPNENPVFSAHSNQLGPRFNAERCIGCHIQNGRSATVAVGETLDTLSVLTGDSNSNPHPVYGFNIQQQVQDSGATDYSVRIQSMQTQYRTLNDGTQVELQKPLYQFAGAVPDTFSVRQAPQVIGLGLLEAIDEADILANADPEDSNGDGIRGRANFVTDPETGQTRLGRLGWKAAKAGLRHQVAEALVQDMGITSPVYPLRDCQKSDDNCHVAGVSTHVSETELTRLHQYLALLGVPAQRSLRSGYPAGIRVSPEHELNPQEITLGEQKFGDAGCTGCHKASFTTSDRHPLAELRNQQIKPYTDLLLHDMGPDLADSLVQGEAAGNLWRTAPLWGLGSLKYVQNGEENVRYLHDGRARTLDEAILWHGGEATQSRLNYESMSAGDRNAVKAFLNSL